A genomic stretch from Verrucomicrobiota bacterium includes:
- a CDS encoding acyl-[ACP]--phospholipid O-acyltransferase yields the protein METSQKAIPPSPWKKSFWSLFVTQCQGAFSDNMFKFVVIFTAMSQFPNEADQDRLVALIGVFFAVPFILLTMTGGFFADRCSKAHMAVRIKTAEIVIMSIAACGLYYSNLNVLIGVIFLMSAQSAFFGPVKYGLLPELLEEKRLSWGNGYIGLGTFIAVILGTIAGGFLFDWFDNQAATGVILTLLAVAGYLASRGIKRMPPADPNKVYRINFLGEFWQQLKYARKDRVLFLSVIGSTYFWFLGALVQQSVMIYGRNELDLSFRSTSILFAMMAVGIGIGSFLAGYLSARKIEYGLIPLGALGVAVFSFCMGQSGLSTTYFGLFLGLLGFFGGFYIIPINAIVQHRPEKERKGSVIAMQAFLSWGGILASAGVYLLLKNIGLETGEIFIFIGAITLVGTVYVIWLLPDSLLRLLLVILTNTIYRIRVLGRDNIPDKGGVLFVCNHLSYVDALLLVASIDRPIRFIMAQDIYTNKFIKPFARIMGAIPIPTTARPRETIAALKHARDLIQKGEVVCIFAEGQISRTGNLLPFRKGFERIMKGLHEPILPINLDGVWGSIFSFERGRFLYKWPRKIPFPVTVSFGEAMPPQSPPFEVRTAVQDLATQAWPNRKIYFDTLHRKFVHTAKHHPFRFAMSDPRSGRLSYGALLPKVIFMARTLRPHWQDQEKVGILLPPSVPGALVNYAAFLMGKVPVNLNYTLSENAIASCIEQCGIKTIVTSKLFLARTKLQLPETSLFLEDLLHKPKLSQKIISFLMAWTLPVRVLEKSLGQARKIELDDTATIIFSSGSTGEPKGVMLSHYNIASNVEQIGQTLALGKRDVLLGILPFFHSFGFTGALALPPTLGIGVTYHANPLDSKMVGSLVEENKVTYLIATPTFLQIYLRGCQAEQFKSLEFVMVGAEKLPERLAMAFEEKFGLYPVEGYGCTECSPVVSANTRDFRKGNLHQVGIKPGKIGHPLPGISIRIVDPDSHTAVPTGSAGLMLVKGPNVMQGYLGKPEKTAEVLQDGWYTTGDIAAIDEDGFLTITDRLSRFSKIGGEMVPHIKVEDVLHELIEETEKSLAVSSLPDERKGERLVVLHCLTASRLEECHSKLAEADIPNLWKPRRDLFFHVDSLPYLGSGKLDLSLLKELARKFADSSK from the coding sequence CAGACCGGTGTAGCAAAGCTCACATGGCCGTTCGTATTAAGACCGCGGAGATTGTCATAATGTCGATCGCCGCTTGTGGGCTTTATTATAGTAATCTCAACGTTTTGATCGGAGTCATTTTCCTGATGAGCGCACAAAGCGCGTTTTTTGGACCCGTAAAATACGGCCTTCTCCCCGAGCTTCTCGAAGAAAAGCGCTTATCCTGGGGTAATGGCTACATCGGCCTCGGCACATTTATTGCCGTTATTCTGGGAACTATTGCCGGCGGTTTCTTATTCGATTGGTTCGACAATCAAGCAGCCACAGGGGTCATTTTAACACTACTGGCAGTCGCTGGATATCTGGCAAGCCGCGGGATAAAGCGAATGCCTCCGGCAGATCCCAATAAAGTCTACCGGATCAATTTTTTAGGAGAATTCTGGCAACAACTTAAATATGCCCGAAAAGACCGGGTGTTGTTTCTCTCGGTGATCGGAAGTACCTATTTCTGGTTTCTGGGCGCGCTGGTGCAACAGTCGGTTATGATCTATGGTCGCAATGAATTGGACCTCAGTTTCCGTAGTACGAGTATTCTATTCGCGATGATGGCGGTAGGAATCGGAATCGGAAGTTTCCTGGCTGGCTACCTCTCGGCTCGAAAGATCGAATACGGACTAATCCCGCTCGGTGCTCTGGGAGTTGCGGTCTTTAGTTTCTGCATGGGGCAGTCAGGACTAAGTACCACCTACTTTGGACTCTTCCTGGGTTTATTAGGTTTTTTTGGAGGATTTTATATCATCCCAATCAACGCCATTGTTCAACACAGACCGGAAAAAGAACGAAAAGGCTCTGTCATTGCGATGCAGGCATTTCTTTCCTGGGGAGGAATCCTGGCCTCGGCTGGCGTCTATTTGTTACTAAAGAATATTGGGCTGGAGACCGGGGAGATCTTTATTTTCATAGGTGCAATTACACTCGTTGGAACCGTTTATGTGATCTGGTTGCTTCCCGATTCACTCCTGAGACTGCTCCTGGTAATCCTGACCAACACCATTTACAGGATTCGTGTCCTTGGCCGGGATAATATTCCTGACAAAGGAGGCGTTCTTTTTGTCTGCAACCACCTTTCCTATGTGGATGCCTTACTCCTGGTTGCATCCATAGATCGTCCCATCCGGTTTATCATGGCGCAGGACATCTATACCAATAAATTCATAAAACCGTTTGCTAGAATAATGGGTGCAATTCCGATTCCGACAACGGCCCGACCCAGGGAAACGATCGCCGCATTAAAACATGCCCGAGACCTAATTCAAAAAGGGGAAGTCGTTTGTATTTTTGCAGAAGGTCAAATCTCGAGAACCGGAAACTTACTACCGTTTCGAAAGGGATTTGAACGGATCATGAAGGGTCTTCATGAACCGATTCTGCCCATCAACCTGGATGGAGTCTGGGGAAGTATCTTCAGTTTTGAACGCGGTCGTTTTTTATATAAATGGCCGAGAAAAATTCCGTTTCCTGTTACAGTTAGCTTCGGAGAAGCCATGCCACCTCAAAGCCCACCCTTTGAAGTGAGAACAGCAGTGCAGGACTTGGCTACACAAGCATGGCCCAACAGGAAAATTTATTTTGATACGCTGCACCGCAAATTTGTACATACGGCCAAGCACCACCCCTTCCGATTTGCGATGTCTGATCCAAGATCAGGCCGGCTCAGCTACGGTGCGCTTCTTCCAAAAGTTATTTTCATGGCTCGAACCTTGAGGCCACATTGGCAGGATCAAGAAAAAGTGGGAATACTCCTCCCACCGTCGGTTCCGGGAGCCCTTGTGAACTACGCGGCATTTTTGATGGGGAAAGTGCCCGTTAATCTAAACTACACGCTTTCTGAAAATGCCATTGCTTCGTGTATTGAACAATGCGGCATCAAAACGATAGTTACCTCCAAGCTGTTCCTTGCCCGGACCAAACTTCAACTGCCGGAAACGAGCCTCTTCCTGGAAGATCTTCTCCATAAACCAAAGCTGTCTCAAAAAATTATCAGCTTCTTAATGGCCTGGACGTTACCGGTAAGGGTTTTGGAAAAATCACTCGGGCAGGCACGGAAAATTGAGCTGGACGATACGGCGACTATCATCTTTTCGAGCGGAAGTACCGGAGAACCGAAGGGGGTCATGTTGAGCCATTACAACATAGCTTCGAATGTTGAGCAGATTGGACAAACACTTGCCTTGGGGAAACGGGATGTGCTTTTGGGGATACTACCGTTTTTCCATTCGTTTGGCTTTACAGGAGCTTTGGCACTGCCGCCGACCCTTGGAATTGGAGTCACCTACCATGCGAATCCGCTTGATTCAAAAATGGTGGGTTCACTGGTTGAGGAAAACAAAGTGACCTACCTGATTGCAACGCCGACCTTCCTGCAAATTTATTTGCGCGGCTGCCAGGCCGAGCAATTTAAGTCGCTCGAATTCGTCATGGTTGGAGCCGAAAAATTACCTGAGCGCTTGGCGATGGCGTTTGAGGAAAAATTTGGGCTGTACCCTGTCGAGGGGTACGGTTGCACCGAATGTTCTCCGGTCGTTTCTGCCAATACCCGGGATTTCAGGAAAGGAAACCTTCACCAAGTAGGCATCAAACCTGGTAAGATTGGTCATCCTCTCCCGGGAATCAGCATTCGAATCGTCGATCCCGACTCACACACAGCGGTTCCCACCGGGAGTGCCGGTCTCATGCTCGTCAAGGGCCCAAACGTCATGCAGGGCTATCTCGGGAAACCGGAAAAAACCGCGGAGGTGCTCCAGGACGGTTGGTATACTACCGGTGATATTGCAGCTATCGATGAAGACGGCTTTTTAACGATCACCGATCGCCTGAGCCGCTTTAGTAAAATAGGAGGCGAGATGGTTCCTCACATCAAAGTTGAGGACGTTCTTCATGAATTAATTGAAGAAACGGAGAAATCCTTGGCAGTCTCCAGCCTACCCGATGAACGGAAGGGCGAACGCCTGGTGGTGCTTCATTGTTTGACTGCTTCACGCCTGGAAGAATGTCATTCAAAATTGGCCGAAGCGGACATCCCGAATCTCTGGAAACCAAGGCGCGATCTGTTTTTCCATGTCGACTCTCTTCCCTACCTGGGCTCGGGCAAACTGGACTTGAGTCTACTGAAGGAACTGGCGCGCAAATTTGCTGATTCCTCCAAATGA
- a CDS encoding lysophospholipid acyltransferase family protein, whose protein sequence is MNIFRPQIPYVFRPPKYSTWFKPILFLVSSRFLKKKFKIAEIKISGAEELTELVRRRESILVAPNHADHADPSLMVTAARRSGFIFHFMAAREGFEKDAFTRFFLQKAGAFSVNREGGDIGAIKTAIQLLQEGNFPLVIFPEGEIYHHHEVLDELNDGVASIVLRASSKLPEGKTSYVVPAGIRIRHSSDISNTFSERLDRLEKHITWKPRLGLDPVDRIYRLGSALLTIKEEEFLGYAQTGEIIARTRSLQDKLMEPIELAHGESNSDMKMTMRIKALRGKIRKELTDESSPVSPEREKELYDELDRIFLANQLYSYPGRYLKENPTDDRIAETLFKLEEDVLEIEEYYGPRTAELVFGKPIAINTFLEEGGFNFKSGVTPLTETIREKVQGLLQSMNT, encoded by the coding sequence ATGAATATATTCCGTCCTCAAATTCCCTACGTTTTTCGACCACCGAAGTATTCAACCTGGTTCAAGCCTATCCTGTTTTTGGTTAGCAGTCGTTTTCTCAAAAAGAAATTTAAAATTGCGGAAATCAAAATAAGCGGTGCCGAGGAATTGACTGAACTTGTTCGCCGCAGGGAGTCGATTCTCGTCGCCCCCAATCATGCGGACCATGCTGACCCAAGCCTTATGGTAACGGCCGCCCGTCGCAGTGGCTTTATTTTTCATTTTATGGCGGCGAGAGAAGGGTTTGAAAAGGATGCCTTTACCCGCTTCTTTCTTCAAAAGGCGGGAGCTTTTTCGGTAAACCGGGAGGGAGGTGATATTGGCGCAATCAAGACGGCGATTCAATTGTTGCAGGAAGGTAATTTCCCCTTGGTCATCTTCCCTGAAGGTGAAATCTATCACCACCACGAGGTGCTGGATGAGCTGAATGATGGGGTCGCAAGTATAGTGCTGAGAGCCAGTTCAAAACTACCCGAAGGTAAAACGAGCTATGTCGTCCCGGCAGGCATTCGTATTAGACACAGTTCAGATATCTCAAACACATTTTCAGAAAGACTGGATCGATTGGAGAAACATATTACCTGGAAACCAAGACTCGGTTTGGATCCGGTAGATCGAATCTACCGACTTGGATCAGCGCTCCTTACAATTAAAGAGGAAGAATTTCTCGGTTATGCCCAGACAGGAGAAATAATTGCGCGCACCCGTAGTTTGCAGGACAAATTGATGGAACCCATTGAGTTGGCTCATGGTGAATCGAATTCGGATATGAAGATGACGATGCGCATAAAAGCGCTGCGTGGAAAAATCCGAAAGGAGCTTACCGACGAATCCTCTCCCGTTTCGCCAGAACGAGAAAAAGAGCTTTACGATGAACTGGACAGAATTTTCCTCGCCAACCAGCTGTATAGCTACCCTGGCCGATACTTGAAAGAAAACCCAACCGATGATCGTATTGCAGAGACGCTATTCAAGCTCGAGGAAGATGTCCTCGAAATAGAAGAATACTACGGTCCACGCACAGCTGAATTAGTTTTTGGAAAACCTATAGCCATTAACACGTTTCTTGAAGAAGGCGGATTCAATTTTAAAAGTGGAGTTACTCCTTTAACTGAAACAATCCGAGAGAAAGTTCAGGGGCTCCTGCAATCCATGAACACCTGA
- the mtnK gene encoding S-methyl-5-thioribose kinase, with product MSYEILTPETLVDYLKSIEAMQSLFSSFDNLEVIEVGDGNLNYVYLITNRDNLAETVALKQAVPYLRVVGESWALTRERMRFEIQALEIQKELCPDFVPEIFYSSIEMSVVIMQNLSNQKILRGQIIEGKVFPYLADHMSTFLAHTLYYTSDWYLSSADKKKAVANFINAELCNLTEEFVFTNPFEKHETNSYNEALSEEDIDFIQKDGTLKIAVAEMKYKFMNHTEALLHGDLHIGSVMANENETTVIDPEFAFYGPMGFDIGAFIGNLFMSYFSHEYRQKLLGREPLEYRSWILDTIASTWNQFESKFDQLWEKHQHDKDPLYFDYAEGKADARRQRQSFLKHVFSDTLGFAACKMMRRIVGLAKVGDIADIEDLKERAHIERMTLELGKALVIQRDQFKSIEEVIDRAKTISPLR from the coding sequence ATGTCCTATGAAATACTGACTCCAGAAACGTTGGTGGATTACCTGAAATCCATCGAGGCAATGCAGAGCTTATTTAGCAGCTTCGATAATCTTGAAGTGATCGAAGTCGGTGACGGAAATTTGAATTATGTTTACCTGATTACCAACCGGGACAACCTGGCAGAGACGGTCGCCTTGAAACAGGCGGTTCCTTACCTAAGGGTGGTAGGCGAATCGTGGGCGCTTACACGAGAACGCATGCGTTTTGAGATCCAGGCCTTGGAAATACAAAAAGAGCTTTGTCCTGATTTTGTTCCTGAAATCTTCTATTCCAGTATAGAGATGTCAGTGGTCATCATGCAGAATCTTTCCAATCAAAAGATACTGCGCGGGCAGATCATCGAAGGTAAAGTGTTCCCGTATTTGGCCGATCACATGTCCACCTTTCTGGCGCATACCCTTTATTATACGTCCGACTGGTATCTCTCTTCCGCTGATAAAAAGAAGGCAGTTGCCAATTTCATAAACGCAGAGCTGTGCAACCTTACAGAAGAATTCGTTTTCACCAATCCTTTCGAGAAACATGAGACCAATAGCTACAACGAAGCATTGAGTGAGGAGGATATCGATTTCATACAAAAGGATGGTACTTTGAAAATTGCGGTCGCAGAAATGAAATACAAATTCATGAATCACACAGAAGCGTTGCTTCATGGTGACCTACACATCGGAAGCGTCATGGCTAACGAAAATGAGACCACGGTAATCGACCCGGAGTTTGCTTTTTATGGTCCCATGGGGTTCGACATAGGCGCGTTTATCGGGAATCTGTTCATGTCCTATTTCTCACATGAATACCGCCAAAAGCTCCTTGGACGTGAGCCACTTGAGTATCGTAGCTGGATACTGGATACGATCGCTTCAACCTGGAATCAGTTTGAAAGTAAATTTGACCAATTGTGGGAGAAGCACCAACACGACAAAGACCCACTTTATTTTGACTACGCCGAAGGCAAAGCGGATGCCAGGAGGCAACGACAGTCTTTTCTCAAACATGTTTTTAGTGACACACTTGGCTTTGCCGCATGCAAGATGATGCGCAGAATTGTAGGTCTCGCCAAAGTCGGAGACATTGCCGACATCGAAGACCTGAAGGAACGCGCCCACATTGAACGGATGACACTTGAACTAGGGAAGGCGCTGGTTATACAACGCGACCAATTCAAAAGTATAGAAGAAGTTATCGACCGGGCTAAAACAATATCACCGCTCCGATAG
- the mtnA gene encoding S-methyl-5-thioribose-1-phosphate isomerase — protein MAEITIPKNSLNLPETIWWENGELFLLDQTQLPLAVVGERQDTIEQVSDSIKALKVRGAPAIGVAGAYGLLVGIKVHQDLPVDDFMAQIESKAAWLGEARPTAVNLKWGLKRMVDFAKQQRVTTSRELYDKLEGEAIDIHNEDRELCRMIGVHGASLIQPGYGILTHCNAGSLATSEYGTATSPMFVAHKNQIPFRVYADETRPLLQGARLTSWELQQAGIDVTLITDNMAAHMMSQGLIDLVIVGTDRTAANGDVANKIGTLGVAILAKHFNIPFYVALPYSTIDFNMPDGSGIPIEERDPIEVTHFGSRRTAPENIQVRSPAFDVTPHELVAGLITERGIIRPPFKENLLSEYGEK, from the coding sequence ATGGCCGAAATTACCATTCCCAAGAATAGTCTCAATCTTCCAGAAACCATTTGGTGGGAGAACGGAGAACTCTTTCTCCTCGATCAAACACAACTTCCTTTGGCGGTGGTCGGCGAAAGGCAGGACACGATCGAACAAGTCAGCGACTCAATCAAAGCATTGAAAGTTCGAGGAGCGCCAGCCATAGGTGTCGCCGGGGCTTACGGTTTGCTCGTAGGAATTAAGGTTCACCAGGACCTGCCTGTTGACGATTTCATGGCGCAAATCGAATCCAAGGCAGCATGGCTCGGAGAAGCACGGCCCACCGCGGTTAATTTGAAATGGGGTCTCAAACGTATGGTCGACTTTGCCAAGCAACAAAGGGTGACGACCAGTCGTGAGCTCTACGATAAACTGGAAGGTGAGGCCATAGATATTCACAATGAAGACCGTGAACTATGCAGAATGATCGGAGTGCACGGAGCCTCTTTGATTCAACCTGGATATGGAATCCTTACTCACTGCAATGCAGGCTCATTGGCTACTTCTGAGTATGGCACCGCGACCTCGCCCATGTTTGTGGCACATAAGAACCAGATTCCATTTAGAGTGTATGCGGACGAAACCCGACCACTCCTTCAAGGCGCCCGCTTAACGAGCTGGGAACTTCAACAAGCGGGAATCGACGTTACCCTCATCACCGACAATATGGCAGCACATATGATGTCCCAGGGCTTGATCGACCTGGTTATTGTTGGAACTGATCGCACGGCGGCAAACGGCGATGTGGCCAATAAAATCGGGACACTGGGCGTGGCCATTCTCGCAAAACATTTTAATATCCCTTTCTATGTTGCGCTGCCTTACTCGACGATTGATTTCAATATGCCGGATGGCTCCGGCATTCCGATTGAAGAACGGGACCCTATTGAAGTTACCCACTTCGGGTCACGAAGAACAGCACCTGAGAACATCCAGGTACGTAGTCCGGCATTTGACGTGACTCCCCATGAACTCGTTGCAGGTCTCATTACCGAGCGTGGAATCATCCGGCCGCCCTTTAAAGAAAATCTTCTGAGCGAGTACGGCGAAAAATAA
- a CDS encoding bifunctional aldolase/short-chain dehydrogenase: MNSLWNAEEANAFKDDIKGLRAYTSRLLGSNPDLVLHGGGNTSVKLKEKDFFGTEEDVLFCKGSGWDLATIEVAGFAPLRMSALLKLAELETLSDTDMVTQQRVAMLDPHAPNASVEAILHAIIPHRFVDHTHADAIIALTNTENGEAKIREALGDKILIVPYVMPGFVLARKVYEMTRDLDWADYDGMVLLNHGLFTFDKEAKTSYENTIDLVSRAEAYLEQKGAKILKESSGSSKANLLTLAELRKAVSDARGVPLLAKWDSSPSVVAYSEIDGIAEIGTRGPVTPDHSILTKRIPMVLTGPVSEAVEQFGNNYQTYFDENKAEGMTRLDPAPRWVIWPGQGTVSLGTSYTEAVKISDIAEHTTKVVQQSEALGGWKALSAKDVFDVEYWELEQAKLKTKKTALPLQGKVALVTGAASGIGKACAEQLHAAGAAVVATDLNPDITQLFNEPTFIGKVCDVTDRAALLDAVETTVSTFGGLDIVVSNAGIFPMGKYIEQMDDKSWDMSLALNVTQHKDLMRYCIPFLKKGIDPTFIFIGTRNIPAPGPGVAAYSVAKAGLNQLMRVAALELGAHNVRVNIVHPDSVFDTAIWAGGILEARAEKYGMTVEEYMSRNVMKTPVKSVEVANMVVSMAGTTFIKTTGAQITVDGGNDRVI; this comes from the coding sequence ATGAATAGTTTATGGAACGCCGAGGAAGCAAATGCTTTCAAAGATGATATCAAGGGCCTTCGTGCCTACACTTCCCGATTATTGGGAAGCAATCCGGATCTGGTTCTTCATGGGGGTGGAAACACCTCAGTTAAACTCAAGGAAAAAGATTTCTTTGGAACGGAAGAGGACGTGTTGTTCTGTAAAGGCAGTGGCTGGGATTTGGCGACCATCGAAGTAGCGGGCTTTGCTCCTCTACGTATGAGTGCCTTGTTAAAGCTGGCCGAGCTGGAAACACTCTCCGATACCGATATGGTAACCCAGCAGCGAGTAGCCATGTTGGACCCACATGCGCCGAACGCTTCTGTCGAGGCCATATTGCATGCCATTATTCCGCATCGATTTGTAGACCACACCCATGCGGACGCTATCATTGCTCTAACCAACACAGAAAACGGCGAGGCCAAAATCAGAGAAGCACTGGGCGATAAAATCCTGATCGTTCCTTACGTCATGCCGGGATTCGTACTGGCTCGAAAAGTGTATGAAATGACCCGCGACCTTGATTGGGCGGATTATGACGGTATGGTTCTTCTAAACCACGGACTATTCACATTCGATAAGGAAGCAAAAACCTCTTACGAGAATACCATCGACCTGGTCTCCAGAGCAGAAGCTTACCTCGAACAAAAGGGAGCAAAGATATTGAAAGAATCTTCAGGTTCTTCCAAAGCAAACTTACTCACCCTGGCCGAACTAAGAAAGGCTGTATCGGACGCACGCGGTGTTCCGCTACTTGCGAAGTGGGATTCCAGCCCGTCGGTGGTTGCGTATTCGGAAATAGATGGAATCGCAGAGATTGGTACTCGAGGACCCGTGACCCCCGATCATTCCATCCTCACTAAACGGATTCCCATGGTCCTAACCGGACCGGTAAGTGAAGCCGTCGAACAATTTGGCAACAATTACCAAACTTATTTTGATGAAAATAAAGCGGAAGGGATGACACGCCTTGATCCAGCTCCCCGTTGGGTTATCTGGCCAGGTCAAGGCACTGTTTCCTTGGGCACCAGTTACACCGAAGCAGTAAAAATTTCCGATATCGCGGAACACACAACGAAGGTAGTTCAACAAAGTGAAGCTCTGGGAGGCTGGAAAGCGCTCAGCGCGAAAGACGTATTTGATGTGGAGTATTGGGAGTTGGAGCAGGCCAAGCTGAAAACAAAAAAAACCGCGCTACCGCTGCAAGGGAAAGTGGCCCTCGTTACGGGTGCTGCAAGTGGAATTGGCAAAGCTTGTGCTGAACAATTACATGCAGCTGGAGCGGCTGTGGTAGCTACGGATCTGAATCCAGACATCACCCAATTATTCAATGAGCCCACGTTCATTGGAAAAGTATGTGACGTTACGGACAGAGCTGCATTGCTCGATGCCGTTGAAACGACTGTATCAACCTTCGGAGGCCTGGACATTGTAGTCAGCAATGCCGGTATCTTCCCGATGGGAAAATACATCGAGCAGATGGACGACAAGTCCTGGGACATGAGTCTCGCGCTCAACGTGACTCAGCATAAGGATTTGATGCGTTACTGTATTCCTTTCCTAAAAAAAGGGATTGATCCAACCTTCATATTTATCGGCACAAGAAACATTCCGGCACCCGGACCCGGCGTAGCAGCTTACTCGGTGGCGAAGGCTGGACTCAATCAGTTGATGCGGGTAGCAGCCCTTGAATTGGGCGCTCACAATGTGCGTGTAAACATCGTCCATCCCGACAGCGTTTTCGATACCGCTATTTGGGCCGGCGGCATACTGGAAGCACGTGCGGAAAAATACGGCATGACTGTCGAGGAATACATGTCTCGCAATGTCATGAAGACGCCGGTCAAGTCCGTCGAAGTTGCCAACATGGTGGTTTCCATGGCTGGTACTACATTTATAAAAACCACAGGCGCTCAAATCACCGTGGATGGTGGGAATGACCGTGTTATTTAA